CCTGGTAGAACGTACCCGCCACCACGGGCAGCGCGCCCAGTTGCGCCGCGACCGAGACCAGCAGCCCGTCCCGTAGCCACCGGGCCCACCATTTCTCCGACCGGGAAATCCGTTCGGGGAGCAGTTCCTTCATCCTCGGATATCCCGTGATGATGGCGTAGGTCGCCAGGAAGGAAAGCTGGAAACTCAGGTCGAAAAGGGCCGAGGGCCAGATCAGGAGAATGACGATGGCCGCCACGGCCAGGATGTTGACGGTATCGGTCTGCCGGTCCAGCTGGCGGCCCGCCAGGAACAGCGCCGCCATGATCGTGGCCCGGATGACCGACGGCGTCAGGTTTGTGATGAAAGCGTAGAGCACCAGGACGCCCAGCGTGCCGGCGACGACGATGTTCCTCGGTAGTCTCAATACGGACAGCAGCGTGTAAATCACCAGCGTGATCAGGCCGACATGCAGTCCGGATACGGCCAGGATGTGGGCCAGGCCGATCGTCCTGAAGGTGTCGAGCAGGTCCTCGGGCAACTGCCGTCGCGCGCCCAGCAGGATGCCTTTCAGCAGGGCGGCGGAGTCGCCCCGCATGGTCTGGTCGATGGACCGGTCGATACTGTTGCGCAGCGGGTCGATGACCCCGGTCTGCCAGGTGAAGGACGTGTTGCGCCGCGTCACGCGATAGCCCGCCTCATCGCGCACGCTCATCAGCGCATGCACTCCCCGGCTCGCGTAGTAGGTCCGCGCGTCGAACCCGCCGGGGTTCCGGGCGGGTTGAGGGCTGCGCAGGCGTCCCGATACGAGGACGCGGTCGCCGTACACACCGGGATCGATATCGCTGTTCAGGCGGACCTGCAGGCGCCCCGAAACGGGTGCCGCCCGATCGGTGGCGGTCGACATGCCAGGCGACTCCGATGAAGCCCAGCCGACAACGCCCAGCGAGATGGAGTCCACATCCACCGTGACCAGGGTGAAACGGTCTCTCGCATCGGGCGATCGTACGATCGTCCCGGCCAGCGCATGCCGCTGCCGCTGGTCGCAGAATCGCCGGATGTCGTTCGCGGGCACGACCCGCACATGCACCGCGTACCAGAAGGCGCCCGCGAACACGAGACCCAGGGCCATGAAGACCCGAAGGGATGGCGCAGCGGCTCCGCGGGTCCGGCAGAGCGCGTAACCCGCTGCGATGACCGCCATTGCTCCCAGCGCGAAAAGGACAGGCGATACGGCGACGCGGTGTCCCAGCAGGATGCCGATGACAAAGCACACCGCGATGAACAGGGCCGGGCGTTGCATGTTGGGCGTCTACTGCCCCTGTTCAAGCAAAATGCGCTCGAGCCGGTCGAAACGGGCGTCTACTTTCCTGGCATCTTCCCGGATATGGTCTTCCAGCCGATCGAACTTCGCGTCAACCTTGTCAAATTCTGCGTCAACCTTTTCAAATCGTTCCCATATGTTGTCCTCGAACCGGTCGAATTTCGTGTCGATCTTTGTTAATTCTTCCCGGATATACTCCTTCAGTTCCCGCCGACTGCCTTTCGCCTCGCGCCAGAAGAAGATGAANNNNNNNNNNNNNNNNNNNNNNNNNNNNNNNNNNNNNNNNNNNNNNNNNNNNNNNNNNNNNNNNNNNNNNNNNNNNNNNNNNNNNNNNNNNNNNNNNNNNTTCGCCTCGCGCCAGAAGAAGATGAAAGCGGTCAGCAGGATCAGGGGTTGAACCCAGAGTTGTACGTTTTCCATGATACTCCTTTCATGGTTTAAGGTTTGATCGTGGATATCGTTTAAGAACCGGTATGTGTCTACGCCATCAGGTCTTCTTTTCCGATTCAAAAAGGTTGCTTTTCCGAGCGAAGGCCTCAAACAGACCTTCTATCCGGGATATCCGCTCACTCAGGTGTGCAATCCGCTCGCCCAGGTGCGCAATCCGTTCCTCGATCTGCGAGACCCGCTCATCAAGGTGATCGATTCGGTCGCTCAGACGCTTATCGAGTTGAGAAATCCGCATGTCGAGGCTGCGCCAGACGAAGAGCAGGATCCCGATTACAACCACATTGCTTACAACGTTGGTAGCGTCCATGTTCATCTCCTTTCTAGTCATTCAGAACTTACCGAACGGTCCTCCTCAATCACGCCGTCGCGCAGTCGAATGATCCTCCTGCAGTGCCGGGCGACGTGCGCTTCGTGGGTCACCAGTACGATCGTATGTCCATCCCGGTTCAGCCGGTCGAAAATCGCCATAATCTCCTCCCCGGTCCCACTGTCCAGGTTCCCGGTTGGCTCGTCCGCCAGGATGATGGACGGTTCGCCGACCAGCGCACGGGCGATGGCCACGCGCTGGCGCTGCCCGCCCGACATCTCGTTGGGCCTGTGGCGGGCGCGGTCGTTCACGCCCACCGCTTCCATCGCTTCCATGGAGCGCCAACGCCGTTCCCTGCTGTCCATGCCGCGGTAGAGGAGCGGCAGTTCCACGTTGTGCAGCGCGTCCATTCTCGGGAGCAGATTGAAGGCCTGGAACACGAACCCGATCATCCGGTTGCGGATGAAGGCCTGTTCGTCGTCCGTGAGATCTCCGACGGACCTGCCGTCGAGGGCGTACCTGCCCGCCGTGGGCGTGTCCAGG
The nucleotide sequence above comes from Gemmatimonadota bacterium. Encoded proteins:
- a CDS encoding DNA internalization-related competence protein ComEC/Rec2; protein product: MQRPALFIAVCFVIGILLGHRVAVSPVLFALGAMAVIAAGYALCRTRGAAAPSLRVFMALGLVFAGAFWYAVHVRVVPANDIRRFCDQRQRHALAGTIVRSPDARDRFTLVTVDVDSISLGVVGWASSESPGMSTATDRAAPVSGRLQVRLNSDIDPGVYGDRVLVSGRLRSPQPARNPGGFDARTYYASRGVHALMSVRDEAGYRVTRRNTSFTWQTGVIDPLRNSIDRSIDQTMRGDSAALLKGILLGARRQLPEDLLDTFRTIGLAHILAVSGLHVGLITLVIYTLLSVLRLPRNIVVAGTLGVLVLYAFITNLTPSVIRATIMAALFLAGRQLDRQTDTVNILAVAAIVILLIWPSALFDLSFQLSFLATYAIITGYPRMKELLPERISRSEKWWARWLRDGLLVSVAAQLGALPVVAGTFYQVSWMSAVANLFIGPLVFLNTTFGVLTALTGPLAIEIARLFSAVNALVLYAMIHLSKAFSGAPSALVEVPAPSTLFFASFYGAGLLLLWKPDGSRGRRTRRTRHGLLVLCLLVFCYNLLPDRSLRITVLDVGQGDAIFIACPNGHTLLVDGGARTPFYDAGTRVILPFMRAKGYRRVDTIIVTHPDLDHYGGLRAVVESVEVGEVLSSGVGSESGSYRAWREAVDRHGIPYRAVAKGDTLSALGGVRGLFLHPDPLFLSGTAKLNSNEVSVVLRLSLGEFSMLLTGDIEEKGEAATVRRPSMLKSTVLKSPHHGSKSSSGSAFLNAVDPEAVAVSAGMYNNFGHPAPEVIERYRRRGAEVFRTDEGGAVMIRSNGRYWDMAHFAPPAPIGPTPRQVVDGFLLTGKSPLSIFR
- a CDS encoding ABC transporter ATP-binding protein; the protein is MGDVRIPALRGVSATIDRGEYVAVMGRSGSGKSTLMNILGCLDTPTAGRYALDGRSVGDLTDDEQAFIRNRMIGFVFQAFNLLPRMDALHNVELPLLYRGMDSRERRWRSMEAMEAVGVNDRARHRPNEMSGGQRQRVAIARALVGEPSIILADEPTGNLDSGTGEEIMAIFDRLNRDGHTIVLVTHEAHVARHCRRIIRLRDGVIEEDRSVSSE